The segment AGCGGGAAGATGATGACAAATGCAATAACGGATTGGGTGCTTGTCCTTGCCCCTACATACACTTTTGTTGCATCcccacaaaatatatatatatatatatatatatatatatatatatggaattgAGCATTCTTCtatcttttttggataattcataACTTTTTATTGTTACAAAGCAGAAACACTTAAAACACTGAGACTTCAGTTAGTCCACTACAACAACGGCATCTGCCCTGACCTATACATTAAAAGATCATCTCCACTTGAAAACAGTGTTACATCATCCCAACCCAGTTTTACATAGAGATATGAGCCTTCGGACTATACTACAGCATCAGATTGGTGTTATCTTACCCAAcatcttcttttaaaaaataagaccAATCACAAACCCAGCTACTAGCAAAACTTTTAAGCAGAAGCCATGAATGATGGAATGTGGTACTCTCCAGTTATAACAGATAACTCTGTTTAGGTTAGGATAGAGTTGCAGTAACTTCCTTTGAACATCATTCTAAACTTAACatcctttctcattctcttCACTTTAATTTCCTCTGTTTTGACCTCTCCATGAATTCTTAAGTTTCTCTGAGACCTTATGTGATAGACAGTAGCCCACCAAACCACTCTGCACAAGAAAGTTCTGAGGCTCTTTCCTTTGATAGTCAGCTACCCACATGAGTGCCTATTGGACCCAAGCACCTGTCTATCATATATCATGATAACATGCACACGTCTGCCCACGTATCCTATGTACTTTCTGATAAGTGTACTCCGCTGAAATTTCATCAGACAATGTAACCGAACCCCCTATGacacatttttctttcatcCTGAAGTAAAATGCATTATGATATTAGTTATGCCAATAACATATGGGCAACACCCAAAAAGGATCTGATAGATACTAATATATAACACAGAATATGCAATTACAGTACAAAATGAGTTTACATGATGTGCAAATAGCAACATGAAAAACCAAGCAATCAATTACAATTAGTACCAAGAAAAGCCTCTGAGAAATTACTAATTTTCAATTCTCGTCCCAGGATGAATTTGGCAGAATATCTCATCTGTTTCCAATTCGTGTTACCTCTAAGTGTTCATCAtgtgttccttttccctcttgtAGTCATATCTGAACATCTTAATTTCAGCATTGCGCAATAATGAATTTTTGCTATATAGATAAGTTGGTAAAAGTATCGCTCTACAAGCAAGCCCATTTTAAAAACTTGAACCCCAAGCTGGTTTAACAATACATCTTATCACATGCTTCATAGGTTGAAGCATTTAGAAAGAAGTTGTCAAGAAAAACAATGTAGTAATATTTTCATCAGCTAGCCATCCACACATTCTCAATTAAACTACATATAAATCAACTACATTTTACCTTAGGAAGATACACGTCCAAAACATAGCTAAACTGACTGAAATGCAACTGCACATTATCAACTGTAGATTCAATCGGAATACATCCTATGAAAAGCCTCTTTCTCCACTTAGCAGCTGAACTTGTCAAAGGCTTAACAGCACAGTCATCAGCAGAAGCAGAACCAACCACCATTTCTGCACAGTCATCAACAAGTCTTCTTTACGTCCAGAAGATAATAGTCAATTCACAGGCATCTGACCGGTTACATGAGCATGATCTGCAGGAGAGCAGAGTCAACAGCAATATGcacaccccccacccccaaaaaaacaattttaaaaattgacagCTTGAGAGCCAATATACTAGCATAGCATTGTAAATATTTTCTAATGTACAATAAGGATATCCATAATGACTGGAAGCAGAACTATCCGATGTCCTGTAAAATGGAGAACCAAACCAAAACTAAGGAATAATATGGGCTCATTTAAATCTTGAGGATACATTTTCCAGTGCAGGTTGAGATGCAGAGAACAATATAAATCATGCACATGAGATCTATCAACAAAATTCCATATTGGGACATTATCCCATAAAAGTGTTTGTGAACACTAGCATTGGACCCAATATCACATAGATCATACACACAAGCAGTATGCTTCTCTCAGTTGTTACTTCCAATGACCACTTAAAATGATGTAAAGGGCTGGCAATCACatattctaatttaaatttcttttctgTCAGTGCCAATCTAATTCAACTATAACCAACAAACAACAATGGTCTCGAACCTCTTAAGCTGCCTATTACAATGTTTATCCAAGAGAATAGGAAATATATACATTTTGGCAATGTTAATCTATCAATTATTGAAGAGTGAATACCCATTTTGCGGTAAAATTTCCAGTTATTATAAATGAGGAAGTGCTATTATGAGTGAAAGGATGGAAAAGTCATTACTCACCGAATCAcaaagagaaatagaaagaaatgagatattttatttaaatttaagacAGAAGGAAGAGCACAGTAGTAATGAAGGCAACTGTGCAAGTAGTGGAGAGGTTATTCTAAAACTTGTTTTCCCATATCTTTAAGAATGGTATCAGTGGGGTTGTCTCAGTCTTTCAAGGTGAAATCTTCTTGTTCTACTGGGTCATGCCTCATAAATCATAATTagagttttgcatttttctttcacaattATCAATCATCAATTGACGAATGAGACCCCAATTAACAGATAAAGAGGCCACACAATCCTTTATTTGCTTGCTTACACTACATATCACCTAGCTGTTTAAAGAGTAAGTCCAAACTTCTGCACTatcaaggttggtcaatttctAGGAATTGAATCCTGGGTTCTAGGAATTGATGCTTTTGTACTATTTGGTAGTCTAGCCCTATCttgattttgtttatatatttcaaGGGATCATGAGTTCACAGTTCATAGTATAATCATGGTTCTGATGATAAAATGCCAAACTCCCTTCCATTGTGAACTTGATAGAATGCCCCTTCTTAAAATCTAGAATCACAATGAGAAATTCCATACATAAGCACTAAAAAGCAACAGCCCTACCCACTTCTCACGACCTACATACCTACAACTTCAGCCAAGCCAAAAAGCACTTCACTTCATTATTGTGCAATGTACCAGTCATATAGCCTACAAATATTGTCTCAAACTTAACTACAAGCCAAAACTAATTATCAAATTACAAAACCAACATGATAGATAGTAGCTTACCTGCTGAACCAGAGCCACTGTAGGGGCGAGGATGATGCATATGCTCTTCTGGGGCTTCCTTATCAAGTGACCCAGCTCATGTATAAGCAGTACAGCAATGTGGTCATCCCACAACCTGTCCCCAAATAAACAACAATATTCTCCTCCAAAGCTTTCCGGCATAGCTCCAACTGGTACCTTCAGAAAACATGTATACAAAACAACGTAAACCACAATAAGGTCCTATTTTCTTggaaaaatacattttatttaaaggaaagaaattgCCAGCAAAGCCAAACACAACTGGCTTACTAGAGCTGCGCTTATGTGTTCTGAAAAGTTTCTAAGAAAATTATAGgattttaagaaataaataaatatgtgtgtgtgtgtgtgttgaagggaaaccaaaaaattaagaactcAAGAAATAAGTCAGGACGGGAACTGCTATTTCAGCCCATATGATTCAAAAGCTTTTTACCCCTTTCACACTATTTAACCTCAAGTTTCCTTTTAGCCAAACAGAAATAGCCCCAAACCCAGTTCCACtctccatcatcatcagcaTCAACCCCAGACACTCAAAGACAGTGTAGTGGTCGTTGTAGTAAGCACCAAACCCTGTGCTCTGGGTAGTACGAACATCTCTGCCATCCAGCATTGTAGCCTCTTTATCTGCTATTGGTTTCTAAATGACAAATAAGATGATGAGAAGTTTCTAATTCTTGGGCAAACTCAACACAAAATCCGAAAACCAAAAGGCAAATTTCCAAAACTTCATAcaacagaaaaaaataaataaaaaatcattgaCTCAATTTTCAGATTTCAAAAGGGTTAATGTggtgaagaaaaacaaaatcacgtgccttttttcttttttttcaaaagggtCCAAATATTCTACTTTCCATTTTATTACACAACAACATTGAAGTGGGGCTGCATCTATTCAATTGTATTCTCCTATTCCTATgcaaaatattgtagcaaataCTATAGAACAACAAAAGTGCTGATTTTACCCTCTAGcataattgaacaaaaatgaTGAACACACAATCAATTGCAAACTAGTCccataagaaagagaaaacggtgacttacaaaaaaatcaaagagaaaacaaaaagtttcTCAACTGTGCAGATTCATCAAAGTTGCCACTTTCACTGGGATTCCTCTTTCCTCACTCACAATCAGAGTCACCTTGTCCTTGTATCCATGAATTCCCAATCCAATTTTCAATTAGTTTAGGGTGCTCTGTCCACTTTGGGTGTGGTGGTTCATCATCACGGCTTTCCTTGATTTTGGTATCTTTCTCTAAATTGCCCCCTAAATCATCATCCTCATAATAAGGAGTGATAATGCAGCTGCTAGACCCAGGCTTAGTTTGTTTGAGATCTTTAATGTCTTGCTCAAATATCAAATGGGCTCCGCATTTCGTAACCTCCAAGCCTGGACCTTCTGTTTCAAATGTAAGCTCAATTTGGGTGAATTCATTAGGAACCAATTCTTCTTTGTGGTGGCTTTCGAAGAAGAATGCACCATAGAGAAAATATTCGAGCCAAAGATGATACGATTCAATCTTACCAAATTCCTCCGATAAAGGAAGCCACACAGCGTCATATCGATCTCCGTTGGCTTCAACGAAACACCGAAGCTTATGTGTATATATCGTACCTCTAATATGACGAATATGAAGTTGGTGAAGTGGATGATGCCGGCGGAATATATAAACAGCACACACTGCGATTCCCATTAATTTGCTACTGAATAATAAATGTGAAGGCACTTGCAGATTCACTGAAGCCCCCACATTTTGGTGCCTAAACCAATTCGGAATTTCACTTCCAGGAATTGTGAGATATGTATTCGGAATTTCAACTCCAGGAATTGTGAGATATGTTTGACCCCACCTGCTACAGCATCTCTGAAACAAATAAATCATGATGTTTAGAACTTCACTCACATgcaagagagagggagagagagaaggagagagacaGACAGACCTCAATGATATAATTTCTTAGAATTGTTGACAACAGGTCTCCTTTGCCTTGATTATAAATGAATTTGACGCAATTGAGAAGATATATTATATTCGGCCAAAAATCATAATCTGGACTTAATGTTTCCAGTGAGGTACACCCTCTTGCATCGATAAAATACGCATTCAATAGAAGCTTGGGCAGCATTTGAAGTTGAGTGCAACCACTCAAGTAAAGGTATTGCAAATTAGATAGTTGATTGATGCTTTCGGGAAGGCAAACAAAATTGTTTCCTTTTAGATTTAATACTTTTAAAGATGACAAGGACCCAAAAATACTAGGAATCGTTCGAatattgcaataacttaaatcCAATTCCATCAAAGACAATAAACCTTGTAAAGAACACACTAACATGCCCATGGGATCAGGACTTCTTTTTCGTTGCATTAAAGGAAAACTCAGGAGCGTATTGAATGATTTAGATGATAACCTCACACATCCACGGAGAGATAGTACTTTCAGATTTTTTAAGTGAACAACAGATAAAGGAAGTCCTGTTATAGCAGTTTCACTCAAGTCTAACTCCTCTAGACCTTTGATATTACCCAAATTCTTTGGTAGTGTATCAAGTTTTGAGCAACCCGATAAAGTGAGAATTTTTAGAGACATCAAACAACAACATGCATTTGAAAGACTTGAAAGGTTTTTACAGTCTCTCAGATCCAATTCAATAAGGCCAATTAAATGCTCCACTGATAATGGTAGATCTTTTATAGCTGTCTCACTCAAACAAAGTTTCGACAAACGTGACATATTTCCTACAATTTCTGGAAATTTCTTCAGTCTTGAACAACCACCAAGATCGAAAATTTCAAGTGCTTCCAAGTTGATCTTGTGAGGAAGGCTTTCGATACATTTGCAACCATTCAGATCCAATCGAATAAGTTGTTTGAGATCTCCAAGAGATGTGTGAATCCTATATAGTCTTGTACAATGTCGAAAAATCAATTGCTTAAGCTTCGGGGCTCCACTAAGATCTGGCATCTCAATCAAGTTTTGAGAGTCACTTAGGTCAATGAGTCTTAACTTGCCTAAATTCTgctataaaccaaaaaaaaaattattacataaagTCAAGTCTTAATGAAAACGAAGAAAATGCACATTTTCATAACTAAAAATCTTACCATGTTTCCATTCCATAGTTGTTTGATGCCACTACAATGCATTCTCAATTCAACAAGTTTGTTTAGTTGGAAATTGGTTGGTAAACATTTTAAATGATATCCATGCCATTCAAGAAGACGTAACTCATTAGAAAGATAATTGAGGCCTTGTGGAAGTTGCACCTTACCTCTAATGAGGTCTTTTGGAAGTTGCATAGTACCATTTATGAAGTCTTCTGGAAGTTCCTCACTACTAATTTTAAGCAATCTCAAATTTTTCATCTTTGAAAAGGCTTCAGCACTCAGGTGTTCCTCTTTTTGAATAGGTATGTTTACCATTATGCCTTCAACTACCTCTGTTCCCTAATAAGAAAAAACAACGAAATTAGAATAATTGGTAAACtgttagaaaattttataacaatatatatacttttttaagTTCAAGTTTGTACTAGTCAACTTACAGAATTATTCTTCAATACATCAATGACTTCATCATAAATCCACAACCTACTACGTCCACCAGGCTCTTTAGGAGATTCAAGACGAACGATTTCTTGACCCATATCTTGCAGCAAATCATGCATCCATAAAATTCCATGGTCATCAATGGTTATGAGAGATTTGTCCTTAAGAACACCAATATTGTAGTCTAGATAATAACCAAAACTTTCCAGTATATCTCTTATGCAATCTATGTTCTCCCCTTTgaaaaaacatgcaatatctAAAAACAATCCTTTTTGTGTATTTGCTAACCCATCAAAACTTATTTGAAGTACATCCAAAATGTTTCTATTAGGTTCTTCTTTTACTTTATCTAGGGCACTTTTCCATTCATTCCTTCCTTTAGCATACAACGAAGAACCTACAACTTTAAGAGCTAAAGGAAGGCCTTTTGCGTAATTCACAAAATCCATAGACAAATCCATATAACTTTCTTCAGGATGGGTTTTCTTAAAAGCACCCCAACTAAAAAGCTCCAAAGCTTCATCATCATTCAACCCTTCAATTGTATATATATCATCCACTTCATTTCTTTGCAAGAAATGACTATCTCTACTTGTTAGAATAATTCTACTCCCCGCACCAAACCAATCATGTTTCTTTGCTAATGCTCCTAATTGATGTTCTCcatccacatcatcaagaacaatAAAAACCTTTTTATTACGTAATCTATGGCTTATAAAATCGATTCCCTCATAAACATCCCATATATTTATTTCCCTTTCCATGAGGATCTTAGAAAGAAGTTGTTTTTGTAAAGAAACTAGACCTTGATTTTTAGTTTCTTCTCTAACATTAGCAATAAAGCTACTAGCTTCAAAGTTACCTGAAATTCTTCTATAAATTTCTCGTGCAAGAGTTGTTTTGCCCATTCCACCCATCCCGCATATCCCAACAAAGCGAACATCACCCAACCCTTCACCTAAGCATGAACCCAACATTTCCTCCACACGTGAGTCTATTCCAACAAGGTTCTCATAAACACTTGAGAATTTATGATACAACTC is part of the Quercus robur chromosome 9, dhQueRobu3.1, whole genome shotgun sequence genome and harbors:
- the LOC126700106 gene encoding TMV resistance protein N-like isoform X1; the protein is MATQATSSSPSSNSSSSSSSSCSRRNYDVFLSFCGVDTRKNFTDHLYTALKRKGIDTFWDDEKTERGKYISPKLLKAIEESKYAIIVLSTNYASSRWCLTELAKIVECMKKTRLTILPVFYHVEPSDVRNQSGNLAKAFAKHEEDTKVNTEDVQAWKAALKDVGHISGWHVHDSYESKVIQEIIGRICPHELYHKFSSVYENLVGIDSRVEEMLGSCLGEGLGDVRFVGICGMGGMGKTTLAREIYRRISGNFEASSFIANVREETKNQGLVSLQKQLLSKILMEREINIWDVYEGIDFISHRLRNKKVFIVLDDVDGEHQLGALAKKHDWFGAGSRIILTSRDSHFLQRNEVDDIYTIEGLNDDEALELFSWGAFKKTHPEESYMDLSMDFVNYAKGLPLALKVVGSSLYAKGRNEWKSALDKVKEEPNRNILDVLQISFDGLANTQKGLFLDIACFFKGENIDCIRDILESFGYYLDYNIGVLKDKSLITIDDHGILWMHDLLQDMGQEIVRLESPKEPGGRSRLWIYDEVIDVLKNNSGTEVVEGIMVNIPIQKEEHLSAEAFSKMKNLRLLKISSEELPEDFINGTMQLPKDLIRGKVQLPQGLNYLSNELRLLEWHGYHLKCLPTNFQLNKLVELRMHCSGIKQLWNGNMQNLGKLRLIDLSDSQNLIEMPDLSGAPKLKQLIFRHCTRLYRIHTSLGDLKQLIRLDLNGCKCIESLPHKINLEALEIFDLGGCSRLKKFPEIVGNMSRLSKLCLSETAIKDLPLSVEHLIGLIELDLRDCKNLSSLSNACCCLMSLKILTLSGCSKLDTLPKNLGNIKGLEELDLSETAITGLPLSVVHLKNLKVLSLRGCVRLSSKSFNTLLSFPLMQRKRSPDPMGMLVCSLQGLLSLMELDLSYCNIRTIPSIFGSLSSLKVLNLKGNNFVCLPESINQLSNLQYLYLSGCTQLQMLPKLLLNAYFIDARGCTSLETLSPDYDFWPNIIYLLNCVKFIYNQGKGDLLSTILRNYIIERCCSRWGQTYLTIPGVEIPNTYLTIPGSEIPNWFRHQNVGASVNLQVPSHLLFSSKLMGIAVCAVYIFRRHHPLHQLHIRHIRGTIYTHKLRCFVEANGDRYDAVWLPLSEEFGKIESYHLWLEYFLYGAFFFESHHKEELVPNEFTQIELTFETEGPGLEVTKCGAHLIFEQDIKDLKQTKPGSSSCIITPYYEDDDLGGNLEKDTKIKESRDDEPPHPKWTEHPKLIENWIGNSWIQGQGDSDCE
- the LOC126700106 gene encoding TMV resistance protein N-like isoform X2 → MATQATSSSPSSNSSSSSSSSCSRRNYDVFLSFCGVDTRKNFTDHLYTALKRKGIDTFWDDEKTERGKYISPKLLKAIEESKYAIIVLSTNYASSRWCLTELAKIVECMKKTRLTILPVFYHVEPSDVRNQSGNLAKAFAKHEEDTKVNTEDVQAWKAALKDVGHISGWHVHDSYESKVIQEIIGRICPHELYHKFSSVYENLVGIDSRVEEMLGSCLGEGLGDVRFVGICGMGGMGKTTLAREIYRRISGNFEASSFIANVREETKNQGLVSLQKQLLSKILMEREINIWDVYEGIDFISHRLRNKKVFIVLDDVDGEHQLGALAKKHDWFGAGSRIILTSRDSHFLQRNEVDDIYTIEGLNDDEALELFSWGAFKKTHPEESYMDLSMDFVNYAKGLPLALKVVGSSLYAKGRNEWKSALDKVKEEPNRNILDVLQISFDGLANTQKGLFLDIACFFKGENIDCIRDILESFGYYLDYNIGVLKDKSLITIDDHGILWMHDLLQDMGQEIVRLESPKEPGGRSRLWIYDEVIDVLKNNSGTEVVEGIMVNIPIQKEEHLSAEAFSKMKNLRLLKISSEELPEDFINGTMQLPKDLIRGKVQLPQGLNYLSNELRLLEWHGYHLKCLPTNFQLNKLVELRMHCSGIKQLWNGNMNLGKLRLIDLSDSQNLIEMPDLSGAPKLKQLIFRHCTRLYRIHTSLGDLKQLIRLDLNGCKCIESLPHKINLEALEIFDLGGCSRLKKFPEIVGNMSRLSKLCLSETAIKDLPLSVEHLIGLIELDLRDCKNLSSLSNACCCLMSLKILTLSGCSKLDTLPKNLGNIKGLEELDLSETAITGLPLSVVHLKNLKVLSLRGCVRLSSKSFNTLLSFPLMQRKRSPDPMGMLVCSLQGLLSLMELDLSYCNIRTIPSIFGSLSSLKVLNLKGNNFVCLPESINQLSNLQYLYLSGCTQLQMLPKLLLNAYFIDARGCTSLETLSPDYDFWPNIIYLLNCVKFIYNQGKGDLLSTILRNYIIERCCSRWGQTYLTIPGVEIPNTYLTIPGSEIPNWFRHQNVGASVNLQVPSHLLFSSKLMGIAVCAVYIFRRHHPLHQLHIRHIRGTIYTHKLRCFVEANGDRYDAVWLPLSEEFGKIESYHLWLEYFLYGAFFFESHHKEELVPNEFTQIELTFETEGPGLEVTKCGAHLIFEQDIKDLKQTKPGSSSCIITPYYEDDDLGGNLEKDTKIKESRDDEPPHPKWTEHPKLIENWIGNSWIQGQGDSDCE
- the LOC126700106 gene encoding disease resistance protein RUN1-like isoform X6 codes for the protein MDSRVEEMLGSYLGEGLGDVRFVGICGMGGMGKTTLAREIYRRISGNFEASSFIANVREETKNQGLVSLQKQLLSKILMEREINIWDVYEGIDFISHRLRNKKVFIVLDDVDGEHQLGALAKKHDWFGAGSRIILTSRDSHFLQRNEVDDIYTIEGLNDDEALELFSWGAFKKTHPEESYMDLSMDFVNYAKGLPLALKVVGSSLYAKGRNEWKSALDKVKEEPNRNILDVLQISFDGLANTQKGLFLDIACFFKGENIDCIRDILESFGYYLDYNIGVLKDKSLITIDDHGILWMHDLLQDMGQEIVRLESPKEPGGRSRLWIYDEVIDVLKNNSGTEVVEGIMVNIPIQKEEHLSAEAFSKMKNLRLLKISSEELPEDFINGTMQLPKDLIRGKVQLPQGLNYLSNELRLLEWHGYHLKCLPTNFQLNKLVELRMHCSGIKQLWNGNMQNLGKLRLIDLSDSQNLIEMPDLSGAPKLKQLIFRHCTRLYRIHTSLGDLKQLIRLDLNGCKCIESLPHKINLEALEIFDLGGCSRLKKFPEIVGNMSRLSKLCLSETAIKDLPLSVEHLIGLIELDLRDCKNLSSLSNACCCLMSLKILTLSGCSKLDTLPKNLGNIKGLEELDLSETAITGLPLSVVHLKNLKVLSLRGCVRLSSKSFNTLLSFPLMQRKRSPDPMGMLVCSLQGLLSLMELDLSYCNIRTIPSIFGSLSSLKVLNLKGNNFVCLPESINQLSNLQYLYLSGCTQLQMLPKLLLNAYFIDARGCTSLETLSPDYDFWPNIIYLLNCVKFIYNQGKGDLLSTILRNYIIERCCSRWGQTYLTIPGVEIPNTYLTIPGSEIPNWFRHQNVGASVNLQVPSHLLFSSKLMGIAVCAVYIFRRHHPLHQLHIRHIRGTIYTHKLRCFVEANGDRYDAVWLPLSEEFGKIESYHLWLEYFLYGAFFFESHHKEELVPNEFTQIELTFETEGPGLEVTKCGAHLIFEQDIKDLKQTKPGSSSCIITPYYEDDDLGGNLEKDTKIKESRDDEPPHPKWTEHPKLIENWIGNSWIQGQGDSDCE
- the LOC126700106 gene encoding disease resistance protein RUN1-like isoform X7 codes for the protein MLGSCLGEGLGDVRFVGICGMGGMGKTTLAREIYRRISGNFEASSFIANVREETKNQGLVSLQKQLLSKILMEREINIWDVYEGIDFISHRLRNKKVFIVLDDVDGEHQLGALAKKHDWFGAGSRIILTSRDSHFLQRNEVDDIYTIEGLNDDEALELFSWGAFKKTHPEESYMDLSMDFVNYAKGLPLALKVVGSSLYAKGRNEWKSALDKVKEEPNRNILDVLQISFDGLANTQKGLFLDIACFFKGENIDCIRDILESFGYYLDYNIGVLKDKSLITIDDHGILWMHDLLQDMGQEIVRLESPKEPGGRSRLWIYDEVIDVLKNNSGTEVVEGIMVNIPIQKEEHLSAEAFSKMKNLRLLKISSEELPEDFINGTMQLPKDLIRGKVQLPQGLNYLSNELRLLEWHGYHLKCLPTNFQLNKLVELRMHCSGIKQLWNGNMQNLGKLRLIDLSDSQNLIEMPDLSGAPKLKQLIFRHCTRLYRIHTSLGDLKQLIRLDLNGCKCIESLPHKINLEALEIFDLGGCSRLKKFPEIVGNMSRLSKLCLSETAIKDLPLSVEHLIGLIELDLRDCKNLSSLSNACCCLMSLKILTLSGCSKLDTLPKNLGNIKGLEELDLSETAITGLPLSVVHLKNLKVLSLRGCVRLSSKSFNTLLSFPLMQRKRSPDPMGMLVCSLQGLLSLMELDLSYCNIRTIPSIFGSLSSLKVLNLKGNNFVCLPESINQLSNLQYLYLSGCTQLQMLPKLLLNAYFIDARGCTSLETLSPDYDFWPNIIYLLNCVKFIYNQGKGDLLSTILRNYIIERCCSRWGQTYLTIPGVEIPNTYLTIPGSEIPNWFRHQNVGASVNLQVPSHLLFSSKLMGIAVCAVYIFRRHHPLHQLHIRHIRGTIYTHKLRCFVEANGDRYDAVWLPLSEEFGKIESYHLWLEYFLYGAFFFESHHKEELVPNEFTQIELTFETEGPGLEVTKCGAHLIFEQDIKDLKQTKPGSSSCIITPYYEDDDLGGNLEKDTKIKESRDDEPPHPKWTEHPKLIENWIGNSWIQGQGDSDCE
- the LOC126700106 gene encoding TMV resistance protein N-like isoform X3, which translates into the protein MALLPSSSCSSSSSSSKGEKYDVFLSFRGDDTRKRFTDHLYTALKQKGISIFKDDEKLKRGTSIAPELLTAIEESKFAVIILSRDYASSKWCLIELTKIIECMEKTELAVLPVFHYVDPSDVRNHKGTFAEAFDRHEESFKDNMGNVETWKAALTKVANLSGWDLKDNYESKVIQEIIGRICPHELYHKFSSVYENLVGIDSRVEEMLGSCLGEGLGDVRFVGICGMGGMGKTTLAREIYRRISGNFEASSFIANVREETKNQGLVSLQKQLLSKILMEREINIWDVYEGIDFISHRLRNKKVFIVLDDVDGEHQLGALAKKHDWFGAGSRIILTSRDSHFLQRNEVDDIYTIEGLNDDEALELFSWGAFKKTHPEESYMDLSMDFVNYAKGLPLALKVVGSSLYAKGRNEWKSALDKVKEEPNRNILDVLQISFDGLANTQKGLFLDIACFFKGENIDCIRDILESFGYYLDYNIGVLKDKSLITIDDHGILWMHDLLQDMGQEIVRLESPKEPGGRSRLWIYDEVIDVLKNNSGTEVVEGIMVNIPIQKEEHLSAEAFSKMKNLRLLKISSEELPEDFINGTMQLPKDLIRGKVQLPQGLNYLSNELRLLEWHGYHLKCLPTNFQLNKLVELRMHCSGIKQLWNGNMQNLGKLRLIDLSDSQNLIEMPDLSGAPKLKQLIFRHCTRLYRIHTSLGDLKQLIRLDLNGCKCIESLPHKINLEALEIFDLGGCSRLKKFPEIVGNMSRLSKLCLSETAIKDLPLSVEHLIGLIELDLRDCKNLSSLSNACCCLMSLKILTLSGCSKLDTLPKNLGNIKGLEELDLSETAITGLPLSVVHLKNLKVLSLRGCVRLSSKSFNTLLSFPLMQRKRSPDPMGMLVCSLQGLLSLMELDLSYCNIRTIPSIFGSLSSLKVLNLKGNNFVCLPESINQLSNLQYLYLSGCTQLQMLPKLLLNAYFIDARGCTSLETLSPDYDFWPNIIYLLNCVKFIYNQGKGDLLSTILRNYIIERCCSRWGQTYLTIPGVEIPNTYLTIPGSEIPNWFRHQNVGASVNLQVPSHLLFSSKLMGIAVCAVYIFRRHHPLHQLHIRHIRGTIYTHKLRCFVEANGDRYDAVWLPLSEEFGKIESYHLWLEYFLYGAFFFESHHKEELVPNEFTQIELTFETEGPGLEVTKCGAHLIFEQDIKDLKQTKPGSSSCIITPYYEDDDLGGNLEKDTKIKESRDDEPPHPKWTEHPKLIENWIGNSWIQGQGDSDCE